A segment of the Spodoptera frugiperda isolate SF20-4 chromosome 29, AGI-APGP_CSIRO_Sfru_2.0, whole genome shotgun sequence genome:
GTCGTTCGGTTTTTCATCTTTAACCGCCTTTAGCTGTTTTACCGTTTCTGCTGTTACTAAGATacaattttttataacattttctcTGTCCGTGTGCCCTTTTTGAATTTGAGAGTACAAATCTTCACAAGCAGAGTGAGCATCAACTTTATTTGCGAATGACTCTGTCGGGATGGAAGTATTAAGAGCGTAAACTATCTTATCGTCCATGACACGCATTTTTTTCAGGATGTCCTGTAAGTAAAACAATATAGTCTAATAAATAACTGATTGGAAAATTTAAGATAGGCGGTTTAATGACGGATTTAAACTGGGAAGTATGGATGATGAAGCTATTTCTCGGCAAAAACTTACTTGAAATTCTAAAAAATCGGGGCAATTCATTTGACTAAACATTTTTGAGATTTAAATTTATTGGTAATCTCTCGGACTTTTTGGTTACTTTCGCTCAATAAGATATATTTTGAGGTTAggtcacaaaaataatttagagcAGTAGAGTTGATCTGTCagttaatgaaattttgtcatcgatatcgatatattttttatttctgatttacaattattttcagagcgaaaatattaaattataattttaatttcaattgctTATCCAAAAATTATGTGTATAAAATTAGAAAATCACATAGGTAACAGAATTTCACGATAATGGATGCCAATTGCCTGGGTGTCCAAACAGACATAGacacaataacaatttttatctgTGGTCGGTTCTGGTTTGTCTATGTGATTCTCCTTTTCATTTCGACAAGTCAAAATGAAGTACGTTTTtaaccaatttttatttaatttcttactATCTGAATGATCTATtgcaattttgttaattatgtgATATATTCTGAAAGTGCTGTGATGGCTTATTATAGTGTGTGATTGATTTTCAGGATCGGACTTTGCGCCTACAGTGGATACAAGATCTATCCTGGCCATGGCAAAACCATGGTTAAGGTGGACGGCAAGGtatttatttcacttattaTTGCAATTTGGTTCAAGTAATGATGTACCTAACCATTCTATATTTATCACTGAATCGACTAGTACTTATATTGCTTAgttatttaccggcttattaaaaatatcacatgATTTTCGATGTAAACATGGTGAAACTCTCGACAACCCCTTGCCATAACATTAAACTCGCTACTCAATTTATAATAACATGAAATTATAGcattattattgtttctatTTCCAGACCTTCACATTCTTGAACTCAAAATGTGAGGCTGCACATTTGATGAGGAGGAATCCTCGTAAAGTGACATGGACTGTGCTGTACAGGTAAGATTAAGTTTTTCATTATACATCATTggaactaaataattaaaacttacagGATTAGAataaatcttttgttttagtcATATCTTAAAAGTAAGCCGTAACTTATGTCTTGTTTTTGCTAACATAACCTCTTTTTATTGAGGTTAGCTACACTAATTTGTACAATAAGAATTTGTTGTTAAATGAATCTGTAATAAAACTAAGAATTTCCCCGAGCACTACACCCTGTGctctcaaaaagaaaaaactattgtacaaaatattagtatttgttTAGCTTTAGTAATTAAATCTAGAGTTACTGAATtgctcaatttaaaatattgtactgttttaaaattgatccataattacatacatatttattaaattgttctaGTTAGAAATAACATCTTACTTGATTGCTTACAtcaaaaattaaagtaattattaattttctcaGGCGCAAGTTCAAGAAGGGTCAAGAAGAAGAGCAGACCAAGAAGCGCACAAGGAGGACGCAGAAATACCAGCGTGCCATCGTTGGCGCTTCACTCAGTGACATCATGGCTAAGCGTAACATGAAACCTGAAGTGCGCAAGGCTCAAAGAGATCAGGCCATCAAGTGAGTTACAGCTGATATGCTTTTCACTAAAATAGGAGATGAATTGAAAATTTGTTTTAATGGAACACATaaacttgaataaaaaattagtAAACACTATTTGTAAGTTACATATTAagaaacatcctgtaaaaaaaagaaacttaaaaacaaCTTTGCACTTTTTCAGGGCTGCCAAGGAACAAAAGAAGTCCACAAAGGCCGCCAAGAAGGCCTCAGCACCAGCACCCAAGGCTAAGGCAGCACCTAAAGCCAAGGCCGCTAAAGTCAGTCAAAAGTCCGCCCCTAGGGTTGGAGGAAAACGATAAGACCTTAAATAAATACTGATTTTATAAGCCACAAAAgttttacgttttatttgtaACCTTACAGAAAATACCTTTAGTGATGTGCCAACTCGGGAAAAACAAAACTCGATTTAACTCGAGTTAAAATCCATGTAACTCGGGTTGAACTCGAATTACGTAACTCGAGTTAACTGGATTGACAAGTAAATGTTTTTTGAGCTTTTTCCAAATTATTCCCTCAACTTGGCATAAATACTTGAAAAAATTGGAACaggcaaattttatttttatatgtttcaattctttatttttttacatacttatttataatgtatCGGGAGAGTTATGCCtactaaataaagaaaaagttattgtttgaaatcgaatcatttatttaagtacttttggctcgatttttaattaaaactaatatttactaCCAATTAAACTATGAAATTATATAGcagtctttttaaaataaaatctgacTAACATTATGATGCAagtatgtacataggtacatttacaGGCTcataattgtttaataattagtaaaattacgTAATTACGAACTCGAGTCAGAGAGAATTCAACTCGAGTGGAATCGAGTTACGCCCAACTCGAGTTGACTCGAGTTAGGTACTCGAGTTAACCATCACTAAATACCTTTACTGTGTCACTGATCTGAATAGACTAAGTGACAAAGATGCTAAGATGGTTTGATATTTATCTGGAGAGGATTGACaaatataagaattatttatttttataaacctgtTAGTAGTGTCTGAAGGGCAAAGGCGGATCAAATCTGCAAGGCGGCTTAGGCAGACACCTCAAAGGTGACCCTATTATTTTGCCAATGTGGCAGTTGGGTAAcggtaaaacagggtgaatagatcagaagaggggtgaaaaaatgttggaaaaaaaatctatgatcTATTCACTTCACTCATATTTATTTACCCAGTTTTACGGCACGCCATCTCGCAGCGCCCCTTTTTTGTATTTGCATTAGGGATAATACTGTTATTCTAGGTCCTAAAAGAAATCTGACCTCGTTGTGGAGGGTTCCCCTATAATTATTAGGAGAATACTCTTTGGTTCTAGATGAACCAGTAGAGCCCAACATAATGAAGCAAGAATATCATAAAACTTAgtgcatataataatataaagcaatggggtgaataaataaaatacttaaaccCTCTTCTGTATATTCTATTCACCCGGTTTTACTGTAAGAATTGTATATAGTCCACATCTACTAAATACTAAGTCGAGGAATTTATGTAAATACTATCTTTTATTATCCCGAAATAAGAGCGCGATTCGGATATTGTTGGATGACGTCTGCGTCTGTTGGGGAAGATGGTAGATGTACCAAGACTCTTGTGCCAAGTTGTTAATCTTTGGTATGTTAGACCAGAGTGAGAAAtaaccatttctttttttctttaataacgttgccccacattgggattttctcctgtgtcgtgggttcgtttacaacatacaagttcacatacacatgacacccagactcgaaacgaCAGAGTTACTCTATGCGTGAATCGAATCCGCTATATGTTTCGCGGCAGGCCGCCGTTTGTCCAGGAACCGTGCAGTCTGTCGTTAGCATCAAGTATGACTAGGATTGGAGTCCACATCGAATGCCTACCTAGTAAAgtctcagtagggctgatgccctgCCGAGACTGCTGATAGTtgtggggtggtttttaggtaacagtctgacactcccgctctCACTAGAAGTTATACTCTTTACCTCGCCGCAGGAGAGAAAAGTCAATGGCCtaataaagtaggtaggtatttaggTAGTGCTAATAATTGTTAGGTACGTGCTGTCAACGTTGTTAGTACCTAATTAGAACTTATTGGTATCTAGATCTTGTCCatcaaatacttacataataattatcttcatGCAAGTAGATACCTTAACCTAGTAAgttttacataattaagtaGTGTTCATCATACGTCATCGTTATGTAAAAAATTATCGGCCAGGGTCAAGATGTTATAAAAAATTGGCACAATCCCAAATCAGATTATTAGGATTTTGAAAAATCTGGTACCGATACCATCACAAATTAGACATATTACACTGGCACAGGTGTTTTTGATGCCTGATACCGATCAGGGTAATGTGtttgcaattttttatttagtggGTACATAACTAATTAGAGACAGAGATACCAGAATATTGCGCCTGCGGATTGAAGTACCTAGCAGAATGTCTCTCGTTATAGGATATTAGggataggtacataataatatgaatatccTGATAGTAGTTATGTAACactcaaaatgaaataaaagaataagttataaatttttattttttactggtATAGAATGTTTATCTACAATATCTGAttgttgtttacataatttattgtatgCATAAGCAATCACTTATGTTATTAATGGAAATACTAAAAACTAAGTTCATTTACGACTTGGCTAGGGTTTCGGCCTTAGCAACAACTTCCTCAATAGGTCCAACCATGTAGAATGCTACTTCAGGTAGGTGATCATACTCGCCCTGCAGGATTTTAGAGAAGCCCTTGATGGTTTCCTCAAGGGGCACCAGTTTGCCAGCATGTCCAGTGAACACCTCAGCAACCTGGAAAGGCTGGGACAAGAACCTCTGGATCTTACGGGCGCGAGCGACAGTCAGCTTGTCTTCCTCAGACAACTCATCCATACCCAGGATAGCGATGATGTCCTGGAGTGACTTGTAGTCCTGAAGGATCTTCTGGACACCACGAGCCACATTGTAGTGCTCAGCACCAATAATGTTGGGGTCCATGATACGGGAAGTAGAGTCGAGAGGGTCCACAGCGGGGTAGATACCCAGCTCAGCAATAGCACGGGACAGTACAGTGGTGGCGTCCAAGTGAGCGAAGGTGGTGGCAGGGGCAGGGTCAGTCAAGTCATCAGCGGGCACGTAGATAGCCTGCACGGAGGTGATGGATCCCTTCTTGGTGGTGGTAATACGTTCCTGCATGGTACCCATGTCGGTGGCCAGGGTTGGTTGGTAACCTACGGCAGAGGGGATACGACCCAGCAGGGCAGACACCTCAGAACCAGCCTGGGTGAAACGGAAAATGTTGTCAATGAACAGCAGCACATCCTGACCTTCCTGGTCACGGAAGTATTCAGCCACGGTCAGACCAGTCAGAGCGACACGGGCACGCGCGCCAGGGGGCTCGTTCATCTGACCGTACACAAGCGCTACCTTGGAGGTCTTGTCCTTCAGGGAGATTACTCCGGACTCAATCATCTCATGGTACAAGTCGTTGCCCTCACGGGTACGCTCACCGACTCCAGCGAACACAGAGTAACCACCGTGCGCCTTGGCGACGTTGTTGATCAGCTCCATGATAAGTACAGTCTTACCGACTCCGGCACCTCCGAACAGACCGATCTTACCTCCCTTGGCGTAGGGGGCGAGCAGGTCGACGACCTTGATGCCAGTGACCAGAATCTCCTGCTGCACGGACATGTCCACGAACTCGGGCGCCTCAGCGTGGATAGCGGCAGTCTTGTCAGTGGGGATGGGGCCACGCTCGTCGATGGGCTCTCCGATTACGTTGATGATGCGGCCGAGGGTCTCAGCGCCCACGGGGATACGAATGGGCGAGCCGCAGTCGAGGACGGGCTGGCCACGGACCAGACCCTCGGTACCGTCCATAGCGATGGTACGGACGGTGTTCTCTCCCAAGTGCTGCGCCACCTCCAGCACAAGCCGGGGTTGACGGTTTTGTACTTCGAGGGCATTTAGAATGGGTGGTAGGTTGTCTTCGAACTGTACGTCCACGACGGCACCAATAACAGCTACCACCTTACCTTGTCCCTTGCCTGCTGCAGCTTTGGCCGCATAATCACGTTTGTTCACCACGGGCGCTGCAACTAGGGGTGCCTTGTCGGAACTATTATTTACTACCGTCCTTGTGGCCAAACGGCCGGCCCTGCAGACGGTAGAGAACATTTTCGTTTAGAAGAATCGATCGAATAAATGCACAGTAGATGGTCGGAGAGGTCACGAAAGAGGTTCGGCCGGACTCTTTACGTAACAATTCGACGTTCAGAAATCGGAAAGATAGGTGATTACGGCACTGCCGTATCCGGACATAcagattaaaaaacattttactcaAATTCTCAACTTGATAAATTATCGGTTTTGTATAAGTATTATTCGgtttaaataagtttataaaagaattttttcataattattcttttaattttggataaatgctatattttttttaatataatggcCTAGAATCCTAAAAGTAAAACTTAAATCTTACAAGTAACACTGAAATATACTTTCGTTTATGCCAATGATAATTGATTGTAAAAAGTTAtctgtaattaattttcaacatagtaaataatactaagaattttggaaaaaaaattattaacgtGATTCAAATATAGTACAAAACCTTTTTATATACACCGCGACAGTTGTTGACATTCATGACAATTATGACAATGACATTGTATATGAATtttgacagttttattttgtgtgtgtggATCGGGGAATCCAAGTGGAAATTGAAATTGCGCGAGTTAACAGCGTgttcgtttaaaatattttaatataatttaacttagatttaattatttcttaaaacatttctaaaagtaggtacttaaaaatggAATACATTACTCCTGAAAACGAAATTGCTCTTAG
Coding sequences within it:
- the LOC118268266 gene encoding protein MIX23, with the translated sequence MFSQMNCPDFLEFQDILKKMRVMDDKIVYALNTSIPTESFANKVDAHSACEDLYSQIQKGHTDRENVIKNCILVTAETVKQLKAVKDEKPNDFEVLKNLKAEQKKLRLLQTELSVEEVIKEKTTKVFTEKCRSYYKPNNL
- the LOC118268265 gene encoding 60S ribosomal protein L24, producing MKIGLCAYSGYKIYPGHGKTMVKVDGKTFTFLNSKCEAAHLMRRNPRKVTWTVLYRRKFKKGQEEEQTKKRTRRTQKYQRAIVGASLSDIMAKRNMKPEVRKAQRDQAIKAAKEQKKSTKAAKKASAPAPKAKAAPKAKAAKVSQKSAPRVGGKR
- the LOC118268182 gene encoding ATP synthase subunit beta, mitochondrial, whose amino-acid sequence is MFSTVCRAGRLATRTVVNNSSDKAPLVAAPVVNKRDYAAKAAAGKGQGKVVAVIGAVVDVQFEDNLPPILNALEVQNRQPRLVLEVAQHLGENTVRTIAMDGTEGLVRGQPVLDCGSPIRIPVGAETLGRIINVIGEPIDERGPIPTDKTAAIHAEAPEFVDMSVQQEILVTGIKVVDLLAPYAKGGKIGLFGGAGVGKTVLIMELINNVAKAHGGYSVFAGVGERTREGNDLYHEMIESGVISLKDKTSKVALVYGQMNEPPGARARVALTGLTVAEYFRDQEGQDVLLFIDNIFRFTQAGSEVSALLGRIPSAVGYQPTLATDMGTMQERITTTKKGSITSVQAIYVPADDLTDPAPATTFAHLDATTVLSRAIAELGIYPAVDPLDSTSRIMDPNIIGAEHYNVARGVQKILQDYKSLQDIIAILGMDELSEEDKLTVARARKIQRFLSQPFQVAEVFTGHAGKLVPLEETIKGFSKILQGEYDHLPEVAFYMVGPIEEVVAKAETLAKS